One Glycine max cultivar Williams 82 chromosome 6, Glycine_max_v4.0, whole genome shotgun sequence DNA segment encodes these proteins:
- the LOC100803494 gene encoding EG45-like domain containing protein: MSKVRLLNFSHGLILSTLFIHYSLADVGTAAQYGPPFLPTTCFGRDASQFPSSNMFAAAGEGIWDNGAACGRQYQVRCISAAAPRTCVPGQTIQIKIVDRAQSSVSRPSLGGTSMVLSVTAFQAIANVSASFINIEFQQV; encoded by the exons ATGTCCAAGGTTCGTCTTTTGAATTTCTCCCATGGCCTAATCCTCTCAACACTCTTCATCCACTACTCTCTAGCTGATGTTGGCACTGCTGCCCAATATGGCCCTCCCTTTTTGc CGACCACATGTTTCGGCAGAGACGCATCGCAGTTTCCGTCAAGTAACATGTTTGCTGCGGCCGGGGAGGGTATATGGGACAATGGTGCCGCGTGTGGGAGGCAGTATCAGGTGCGCTGCATCAGCGCTGCGGCACCCAGGACTTGTGTTCCTGGCCAGACGATTCAGATCAAGATTGTTGATCGAGCGCAATCATCGGTTTCTAGGCCTTCCCTAGGTGGAACTTCCATGGTCCTCTCCGTCACTGCCTTCCAGGCCATCGCCAATGTTTCTGCGTCATTCATTAACATTGAATTCCAGCA GGTTTGA